The Meiothermus sp. CFH 77666 DNA window TTGAAAGGTCTGTACCTGTTCAAACGGAGTGAGCTGAAAAAGCCCCGGGCTCGAGTGCAGCTTCTGGGTTCGGGCACCATCCTGAACGAGGTTATCAAGGCTGCCGAGATGCTCGCCGAGTACAACATTGCCGCCGACGTTTGGAGCGCGACCAGCTACAAAGCCCTCTACTACGAGGCCCAGGAAACCGCCCGCCACAATCGTCTCAACCCCAGCAGCAAGGCCAGGCTGCCCTATGTGGCGCAGTGTCTGAACCCCACCGAAGGCCCGATTGTGGCCGCCTCGGATTACATGAAGGTGCTGCCCGACCTGCTCTCGGGCTACCTGAACCGCCCCATCCACAGTCTGGGCACCGACGGCTATGGGCGCTCCGAGACCCGCGAGGCCCTGCGCGACTTCTTCGAGGTGGATGCCAGGCATGTGGTGGTGGCAGCGCTTTCGGCGCTGCGCGGCGAAGGCAAGGTTAACGTCAATACCCTCACCGAAGCCATCAAAAAACTGGGCATTGACCCCAAGCGGGAGGCGCCGCACAAACGCTGATAGCCAATGGCCGATAGCTCATAGCAATAGAACAGCCATTCGCAATGAGCTATTGGTGCGATCGAAGGGAGCATTGCATGGCCGAACTCAAACTACCCGACCTGGGCGATAACGTGACCTCCGCTGTGGTGGTGGGGGTGCTTATCAAGGAAGGCGATACCATAGAGGCAGGACAGCCGGTGTTGGAACTGGAAACCGACAAGGCCGTAATGGAAGCTCCCGCTTCCGAAGGGGGCACGGTTTCTAAAGTGATGGTCAAACCCGGCGACGAGGTGAAAAGCGGGCAGGTGATAGCGGTTCTGGGCGGTACTGCGCCATCTGCGGAAACCCCCAAGCCTGCACCCGCAACGCCCCCCCCGCCGACCCCTGCCCCTGCCGCAGCCCAGCCTGCCAGTACACCGTCAGTAGCCCAACCCCCCAGCGTACCGGCCCCCCCGCGTAGCGCGGCTTCTCTGCCCGGCGCTCCGGCAGGGCAGCGCCGGCTGATCCCCGCGGCGCCGAGTGTGCGCCGGCTGGCTCGAGAAATGGGGGTTAATCTGCTGGAGGTGGTGGGCAGCGGCCCCGCCTACCGCATCTCCGAGAGCGATGTAAAGCGTTTTGCTTCGGGTGAGGCGCCGGTGCTCGCGCCTGCCCCCCAGCCCTCGAGCCCGTCTGCTCCAGCGCTGCCCGACTTCAGCAAGTTTGGTCCGGTGCGCCGTGAGGCCATGTCGGGGATTCGCCGGGCTACGGTGCGCAGCATGGCCCAGGCCTGGAGCACCATCCCGATGGTGACCCAGTTCGACAAGGCCGACATCACCGAGATGGAAGCCCTGCGCAAAAGGATGGCCCCCCGGGCTGAAAAACGCGGGGCCAAGGTTACCATGACGGCCATCTTGCTGAAGATTGCCGCCGCTGCGCTCAAGCAGTTCCCCAAGTTCAACGCCTCCATCGATACCGCCACGAACGAGATCATTTACAAAGACTACGTCCACATTGGGGTAGCAGTGGACACCCCCACGGGCTTGCTGGTGCCGGTGGTGCGCGATGTGGACAAAAAGGGCGTCATCGCCCTGGCTGCCGAGTTGGGCGAGATTGCCGCCAAGGCTCGAGAGCGCAAACTCACCCCCGAGGAGATGCAGGGGGCCTCGTTCACCATTTCCAACCTGGGCGGCATCGGGGGGACGGGATTCACCCCCATCGTCAACTGGCCCGAGGTGGCCATTATGGGGGTTTCGCGTAGCAGCATAGAGCCGGTGTGGAACGCCGAGAAGGCCGCTTTTGAACCGCGCAACATCATGCCCTTCTCGCTCTCCTACGACCACCGCCTGATTGACGGGGCCGACGCCGCCCGCTTCTGCCGCTTTGTGGCCGAGATGCTGGAAGACCCCTTCTTGCTGGGGTTTGAGGGTTGAGCTATAGCATTATCGAACCCCCTGGAACCTACCTGGGGGTTTGGGTTTGGTGACACCGGGCTAGATTTCGATGTGCTCCAGCCGGATAACCTGATCCTGGAGGGCAATCTCCAGATGGTAGGCGCCCCCTGTGGGCACCTCCAGCCGGAACGAGCCGGTCAGGCTGAGGGGTGCGGTCAGTTGGGTTTGTTCGTTGCGCAGGGCGGTGGTGCCCTGGATCTGGGCGAGCCTGCTAGGATCGGCCACCAGGTACCCTTGCAGGTAGGCTTTGTGGTTATTCGGTTTCAGGCTCAGATCCAGGTAAAAGTCGCCTGCCTTGTACAGTTGCGACCAGGCCCCGGTGAAGTTCTGGTGGCGCACCGACAGCGAGGTCTTGCGGGAGTCCATCACCAGGATGGCCTGCAGTTGGGGTTTCTTGGATTCGGTCAACATGGCAGCTCCTTAGTTTCCCGATACGGCCCAGGTGACGGCGGCCTCGAGCAGATGCATTCCCATATTGGTCAGGCGGGTGGTGCCGGTGCTGCTGGGGAAGAAGCCCACCCGGCGGTGTAAAGCAAGCCCGCTTTGCATAAGAGTGCCAATATCGTAGCCAAACAAAACCGAGCGGGTGTTGTCAGAGGTCAGGCTGGCTACGCTCACCGCTCCAGCTGCCACCTTACCCCAGTTAAGTGCGTCAGCGCTGCTGTAAACAGAGAGGCTCGCTCCGGGCAGGCCTGCCGAGAGGGGGTGGGTATTGTTAAGCAGGGTGACCTGGGTCTGTCCGGTCTGGGTGTTGCGATCGCCAGCCTTGCCACCGGTCATCCGCATCTCGTCGAACAGATCCCAGTGCATTACCACCACAGGGGTTGCCACATCACGGAATTTGGTGCTTACGTTGCCAGGGCTTACACTCCCTGATACAACGACCACATCGCGGCCTATAGCATCAGTAGACATACTGGCTGCATCAGCTCGAACAGTAACGATATAACCGATGCTCTCGAGGCGGGTTCGAAGAGCTGCATCCCCAGCACTCAGGTTGGTATTCCCCACCACAAACAGAGCCTGTTTGCGGGGTGCTTCGGGTAACTCCTGCAAGAATCGCACCAGATTGATAAAGCGGTAATCGCTTATGGGACTCCCTGCACTCCAGAGACGTGACTCGAGGGTACCCCAGTTTCCCTGAGCGGTCTCAGTCATGGCAAGTGCCAGCGCTCCGGAGACCTGTGGGGTGGCAAAAGAGGTACCGCGATAGAAGGCATAGCGCAAGCCTGGATAGGCTCCTGCCACTCCCTCACCCGGTGCCACCAGCTCCAACACTGTGCCTGTGCAGGAAAAGAACGACATGGTCAGAGCACTGCTCACGCTGCCCACGCTTAGCAGGAATTGCTGCCCGTTCCCGCTCCTGGCCCAGGCGGCGGGGTAGGTAATGTTACTGTCGCCGGTGTTGCCCACCGAAGCCACGATGTACCTGCCCTGTGCAGTTGCAGCGTCCACCATAGTCTTGAGCGCCGCGTTGTTTTCGGTGGTTCCCAAGGACATATTGATAATCTTTGCGTCCATATTTATGGCGTGCTGGATGCCCGAGATCACATCAGCCACCGTGCCCGCCCCATCGCCATTCAAGACCCGGATGGGCAGG harbors:
- a CDS encoding 2-oxo acid dehydrogenase subunit E2, yielding MAELKLPDLGDNVTSAVVVGVLIKEGDTIEAGQPVLELETDKAVMEAPASEGGTVSKVMVKPGDEVKSGQVIAVLGGTAPSAETPKPAPATPPPPTPAPAAAQPASTPSVAQPPSVPAPPRSAASLPGAPAGQRRLIPAAPSVRRLAREMGVNLLEVVGSGPAYRISESDVKRFASGEAPVLAPAPQPSSPSAPALPDFSKFGPVRREAMSGIRRATVRSMAQAWSTIPMVTQFDKADITEMEALRKRMAPRAEKRGAKVTMTAILLKIAAAALKQFPKFNASIDTATNEIIYKDYVHIGVAVDTPTGLLVPVVRDVDKKGVIALAAELGEIAAKARERKLTPEEMQGASFTISNLGGIGGTGFTPIVNWPEVAIMGVSRSSIEPVWNAEKAAFEPRNIMPFSLSYDHRLIDGADAARFCRFVAEMLEDPFLLGFEG
- a CDS encoding S8 family serine peptidase — encoded protein: MHEKRHSIHIWLYQAIVLALVALLAACGGPTRPTALPASDNGYLLTVPITASDTPEGLAQRYGGEVIAWLGEQAILKLSSQAAAALQGRGVSLQNTTLQPNATVRAPATALGYNSWAGGFNSWAGGFNSWAGGWNSWAGGTSTIPALPSENRFQFMLTKVPQAQALARSFGQGIKVAVLDTGIDLAHPQFVGRLAPLGEHNDFVDRDGIPQEAAGTMYGHGTGVASLILQVAPRATILPIRVLNGDGAGTVADVISGIQHAINMDAKIINMSLGTTENNAALKTMVDAATAQGRYIVASVGNTGDSNITYPAAWARSGNGQQFLLSVGSVSSALTMSFFSCTGTVLELVAPGEGVAGAYPGLRYAFYRGTSFATPQVSGALALAMTETAQGNWGTLESRLWSAGSPISDYRFINLVRFLQELPEAPRKQALFVVGNTNLSAGDAALRTRLESIGYIVTVRADAASMSTDAIGRDVVVVSGSVSPGNVSTKFRDVATPVVVMHWDLFDEMRMTGGKAGDRNTQTGQTQVTLLNNTHPLSAGLPGASLSVYSSADALNWGKVAAGAVSVASLTSDNTRSVLFGYDIGTLMQSGLALHRRVGFFPSSTGTTRLTNMGMHLLEAAVTWAVSGN